A stretch of the Rodentibacter haemolyticus genome encodes the following:
- a CDS encoding NYN domain-containing protein yields MKKTAILIDGGFFFAKVGFFARKYFKGENITAENLIDLMWRIVRFHTEIERGKHSGREAQELYRIYYYDSPPLDKQVKLPHPEKGETTPRDKNFKAEPMNKLRSEFHLKLKENRKTALRMGRLQSTDWRLNEHTLKALRQGKKKWEDLTNDDWYYEITQKSVDVKLGMDITILSYEKLVDVIVLIAGDSDFVPAAKQARIKGVDFILNPLKQEISHDLAEHIDGIQSFSIGVGLAEILKCNPDGNPEWWIEYQDKVAASKEKRKQSKVKARKKKK; encoded by the coding sequence ATGAAGAAAACAGCAATTTTAATTGATGGAGGTTTTTTCTTTGCGAAAGTAGGATTCTTTGCAAGAAAATACTTTAAAGGTGAGAATATCACAGCTGAAAATTTAATAGATTTAATGTGGAGAATAGTTAGATTTCACACAGAGATAGAACGTGGTAAACACTCGGGAAGAGAAGCGCAAGAACTTTACCGAATTTATTATTATGATAGCCCACCTCTTGATAAGCAGGTTAAGCTACCACACCCAGAGAAAGGCGAAACAACACCTCGAGATAAAAACTTCAAAGCGGAACCAATGAACAAATTACGATCTGAATTCCATTTAAAACTAAAAGAGAATCGTAAAACTGCATTGAGAATGGGGAGATTGCAATCAACAGATTGGAGACTTAACGAACACACCCTGAAAGCACTCCGCCAAGGGAAGAAAAAATGGGAAGATTTAACCAATGATGATTGGTATTATGAAATAACCCAAAAGTCTGTTGATGTGAAATTAGGAATGGATATTACCATTCTTTCTTATGAGAAACTTGTTGATGTAATTGTTCTTATAGCAGGTGATTCTGATTTTGTACCGGCGGCAAAACAAGCAAGAATAAAAGGTGTCGATTTTATATTAAACCCTCTGAAACAAGAGATTTCTCACGATTTAGCAGAACATATTGATGGTATTCAATCGTTTAGTATTGGAGTTGGATTAGCAGAAATATTAAAATGCAATCCTGATGGAAATCCTGAATGGTGGATAGAATATCAAGATAAAGTAGCCGCAAGTAAAGAGAAACGGAAACAAAGCAAAGTAAAGGCTCGTAAGAAGAAAAAGTAA
- a CDS encoding helicase, translating to MPFIESEYQSIPHQFAQFKVAHIDYIIDFSSDRDVIESLFPLDQRIENLLRNRKTYSVKFGVKAYYESTEPDVDLYAPPVNHQFKKADIQQLKEQLETLLYKHYLAYQPECYFFIAERPSLSRMYQKMCDNRHPLMVDFIPVTQLGDNEDCFIIKTPNYQEG from the coding sequence ATGCCATTCATTGAATCAGAATACCAATCAATTCCACATCAATTTGCTCAATTTAAAGTGGCACATATTGATTATATTATTGATTTCTCGTCTGATCGTGATGTGATTGAAAGTTTATTTCCTTTAGATCAACGTATTGAAAATTTATTAAGAAATCGCAAAACGTACAGTGTCAAATTTGGTGTGAAAGCCTACTATGAAAGCACCGAGCCTGATGTAGATTTATATGCTCCGCCCGTAAATCATCAATTTAAAAAAGCCGATATTCAGCAATTAAAAGAGCAACTTGAAACCTTGCTCTATAAACACTATTTAGCTTATCAGCCTGAATGTTACTTCTTTATCGCAGAGCGTCCATCATTAAGCAGAATGTATCAAAAAATGTGCGACAATCGCCACCCACTTATGGTAGACTTTATTCCAGTAACGCAATTAGGCGACAATGAAGACTGTTTTATTATCAAAACCCCAAATTATCAGGAGGGATAA
- a CDS encoding recombination protein NinG, with the protein MAKKPKEYKCKVCGDYFVKTVSSLQKVCSPKCALELAQNNAQKAREKAEKQKLKERKAKLKNRSQWLKEAQKVFNQFIRLRDKNEPCISCGNYHQGKYDAGHYRSVGACPELRFCELNVHKQCVPCNQHKSGNAIEYRINLVKRIGVEKVEWLERQDHDVKKYTKEDCKEIIKYYKARVKELDGEL; encoded by the coding sequence GTGGCTAAGAAACCAAAAGAATACAAATGCAAAGTCTGTGGCGATTATTTTGTAAAAACCGTGAGTAGTTTACAAAAGGTTTGTTCGCCAAAGTGTGCGCTTGAGCTTGCTCAAAATAACGCTCAGAAAGCCCGAGAGAAAGCCGAAAAGCAAAAGCTAAAGGAACGTAAGGCGAAATTAAAAAACCGTTCTCAGTGGCTGAAAGAGGCGCAAAAGGTGTTCAATCAGTTTATCCGTTTACGTGATAAGAATGAGCCTTGTATCAGTTGCGGAAACTATCATCAAGGGAAATACGATGCTGGGCATTATCGCAGTGTGGGGGCTTGTCCTGAGCTGAGATTTTGTGAGTTGAACGTCCATAAGCAATGCGTACCTTGCAATCAACATAAAAGTGGTAATGCGATTGAGTATCGGATTAACCTTGTAAAGCGAATCGGTGTTGAAAAAGTGGAATGGTTAGAACGACAAGACCACGATGTAAAGAAATACACTAAAGAAGATTGTAAGGAAATTATTAAGTATTACAAGGCAAGAGTGAAGGAGTTGGACGGTGAATTATAG
- a CDS encoding antiterminator Q family protein gives MNYSVERILEKWGSCWGRARIGTEYPFITPSIPVLPLKPRKAWLKHLSDEECLKIESAIMALHSVDLLAYQVTMAMYVQDMGEKDITTALNISRATMYRCRGRGVRFLQGAFSILDVKYHYIG, from the coding sequence GTGAATTATAGTGTTGAACGCATTTTAGAAAAGTGGGGAAGTTGTTGGGGGCGAGCAAGAATCGGTACGGAATATCCCTTCATTACGCCTAGCATTCCGGTATTACCCTTGAAACCAAGAAAAGCGTGGTTGAAACATTTAAGCGATGAAGAATGTTTGAAAATCGAAAGTGCAATTATGGCACTGCACTCGGTAGATTTATTGGCTTATCAAGTAACAATGGCGATGTATGTTCAGGATATGGGGGAGAAGGATATTACTACGGCATTAAATATTTCAAGGGCAACGATGTATCGCTGTCGTGGTAGAGGGGTGAGATTTTTACAGGGTGCATTTTCTATACTGGATGTAAAATATCATTACATCGGCTAG
- a CDS encoding LexA family protein, translated as MKKQWNEYVRDKMNQSRKKQEDIAEAMGKTQGAIGHWLTGRRTPNFNDVAKMLEVTGEEKVILNSDGTLEPFDENIAPATLQKTYSYPLLSAIQAGTFTETCDYTFSDGYEYLESNIDTEGEGFFLEIKGQSMENKFSEGDLVLIDTGLYPHPGQFVAAVNGNGEATFKQYKELGEISESSGMPHFELVPLNPVFPTLSTLKQDIRIIGVAVEHRRYL; from the coding sequence ATGAAAAAACAATGGAATGAATATGTTCGTGACAAAATGAATCAGTCACGTAAAAAACAAGAGGATATTGCTGAAGCAATGGGTAAAACCCAAGGCGCTATCGGTCATTGGTTGACTGGACGTAGAACACCAAACTTTAATGATGTAGCTAAAATGCTTGAAGTTACAGGGGAAGAAAAAGTAATTTTAAATTCCGATGGAACATTAGAACCTTTTGATGAAAACATTGCACCTGCAACATTACAAAAAACTTATAGCTATCCACTGCTAAGTGCCATTCAAGCGGGAACATTCACCGAAACTTGCGATTACACCTTTTCAGATGGCTATGAATACCTAGAGTCAAACATTGATACAGAAGGTGAAGGATTCTTTTTAGAGATCAAAGGGCAATCTATGGAAAATAAATTTTCTGAGGGCGATCTTGTACTTATCGACACTGGACTTTATCCCCATCCGGGGCAATTTGTTGCAGCCGTAAATGGTAATGGTGAAGCTACGTTCAAACAATATAAAGAACTAGGGGAAATATCCGAATCCTCCGGTATGCCGCATTTTGAACTTGTTCCTCTTAATCCGGTATTCCCAACACTCAGCACCTTAAAACAAGATATTCGTATTATTGGCGTAGCCGTGGAACATAGACGTTATTTGTAA
- a CDS encoding phage antirepressor N-terminal domain-containing protein, with the protein MTNSTQLQTIQFHNQSLITFEQNGTHYTAMKPICENIGLDWKSQYARIKRDDVLNSTVVIITIVANDGKERQMLCLPIQYLNGWLFGIDVKRVKPEIRETLITYKKECYQALFDYWNKGVAVKSAVEIEKLSKDHQTFIKNLVMDRTKRLPKEHQAKAAITQWSALKTHFGKSYKDINDDQFVEAVSLIARLPLEGELIEPKKNGLYSFEFTEYELQELAWLWFAFKRGIGTFQHIHKAFKMLGSNMSGQIYGQAYEYLSVLRSSNAILQRITKDIHFDEDSNWRVLKHLRQFNPKAREQTF; encoded by the coding sequence ATGACAAATTCAACTCAACTTCAAACTATCCAATTCCATAATCAATCTTTAATTACTTTTGAACAAAATGGCACGCATTACACTGCGATGAAACCGATCTGTGAAAATATCGGTTTAGACTGGAAATCTCAATATGCCAGAATTAAACGTGATGATGTATTAAATTCAACTGTGGTCATCATAACCATAGTTGCAAATGATGGAAAAGAACGTCAAATGCTTTGCCTCCCAATCCAATACCTAAACGGTTGGCTATTTGGTATTGATGTAAAACGGGTAAAACCTGAAATTCGTGAAACCCTGATTACTTACAAAAAAGAATGTTATCAAGCGTTGTTTGATTATTGGAATAAAGGTGTAGCGGTAAAAAGTGCGGTCGAAATTGAAAAACTTTCTAAAGATCATCAGACGTTCATCAAAAACCTTGTAATGGATCGCACTAAACGATTACCGAAAGAACATCAAGCCAAAGCAGCGATTACCCAGTGGTCGGCACTCAAAACCCACTTCGGTAAAAGCTACAAAGATATCAATGACGATCAGTTTGTGGAGGCGGTAAGTTTGATAGCGAGATTGCCACTTGAGGGGGAGTTGATTGAACCGAAGAAAAATGGACTTTACAGCTTTGAGTTCACAGAATACGAACTTCAAGAACTGGCTTGGCTATGGTTTGCATTCAAACGTGGTATAGGTACATTCCAACATATTCATAAAGCATTTAAAATGCTCGGCTCAAATATGAGCGGACAAATCTACGGGCAGGCTTACGAATATCTCAGTGTTCTACGTTCTAGTAACGCCATTTTGCAACGAATCACGAAAGATATCCACTTTGATGAAGATTCCAACTGGCGAGTGTTAAAGCATCTACGCCAATTTAACCCAAAAGCCAGAGAACAAACCTTCTAA
- a CDS encoding YmfL family putative regulatory protein has product MAMKRIIREMIEKVPGGKSAVAGFLGFSEAELNNRLYQTKGQRFKCEELIAIQQEYGVTDFTDEICRLSGGRFVPDVATNDLDNQEISVLQLQELSARGLLYSALEQALQDGEITSSEEDKIRQALSKHLTATQLSIESVILLNKRQ; this is encoded by the coding sequence ATGGCGATGAAAAGGATTATCCGAGAAATGATCGAGAAAGTGCCGGGTGGTAAATCTGCGGTGGCGGGTTTTCTCGGCTTTAGCGAAGCGGAATTAAATAACCGCTTGTATCAAACCAAAGGTCAGCGGTTTAAATGCGAGGAGCTGATTGCAATTCAGCAGGAATACGGGGTAACGGATTTCACGGACGAAATTTGCCGATTATCCGGTGGACGTTTTGTGCCTGATGTGGCGACGAATGATTTAGACAATCAAGAAATCTCCGTGCTTCAGCTACAAGAACTTTCTGCCCGCGGTCTGCTTTATTCCGCATTAGAACAAGCCTTACAAGACGGGGAAATTACCTCAAGCGAGGAAGACAAAATCCGTCAGGCATTAAGTAAACACCTTACGGCAACACAGCTTTCGATCGAGAGTGTGATTTTATTAAACAAGCGACAATAA
- a CDS encoding DnaB-like helicase C-terminal domain-containing protein has translation MRENAVSRFALGKLQDCENLLLDKSAMTVAERLDQISRLVTEISDHAKAGKTRGLRNGREVYGEWFNEYETRRTQPQAVAGLSTGITALDKLLGAKKLVKQSLAVIGARPKQGKTALFATIATNCVINEKKPALLFSLEMSDKAIFERMFSQLGNVNSQVFYDDPAELEKVGISVDAELSKCVDAVGKLIKDDLLFIDDTPAVTMAHIRNECRRIKRQKGEIGLIAVDYLTLMKTDKAERNDLAYGQLTKDLKNLAREMDCVVLLLTQLNRNLETRGDKRPLPSDSRDTGQIEQECDYWFGLYKEHTYNPQADPHLTEILPRLNRHGITGKVYVEQRNGAIFNCDQMEAERKAEIGKPEPKRKPYAKQEF, from the coding sequence GTGCGAGAGAACGCAGTAAGCCGTTTTGCCTTGGGGAAATTACAGGATTGCGAAAATTTGTTGTTAGACAAATCTGCGATGACGGTGGCGGAACGATTAGACCAAATCAGCCGATTAGTCACGGAAATTTCCGACCACGCCAAAGCCGGTAAAACCCGTGGATTACGTAACGGTCGTGAGGTGTATGGGGAATGGTTTAACGAATATGAAACCCGCCGTACACAACCGCAAGCGGTAGCCGGGCTTTCTACCGGTATTACGGCGTTGGATAAATTACTGGGTGCGAAGAAACTCGTTAAACAATCCCTTGCGGTGATTGGCGCAAGACCAAAACAAGGGAAAACCGCTTTGTTCGCCACAATCGCCACAAACTGCGTGATTAACGAGAAGAAACCTGCGTTATTGTTTAGCCTTGAAATGTCGGATAAAGCCATCTTTGAACGTATGTTTAGTCAGCTTGGCAATGTGAATAGCCAAGTCTTTTATGATGACCCGGCTGAACTTGAGAAAGTCGGTATTTCAGTGGATGCGGAGCTTTCAAAATGTGTGGATGCGGTGGGGAAACTAATCAAAGATGATTTGTTGTTTATTGACGATACACCGGCAGTCACAATGGCGCATATTCGCAATGAATGCCGCCGTATTAAACGCCAAAAGGGGGAAATCGGGCTAATTGCGGTGGACTATCTCACCTTAATGAAAACTGATAAAGCCGAGCGTAATGATTTGGCTTACGGACAGCTCACCAAAGATTTAAAAAACCTTGCGCGCGAAATGGATTGTGTCGTGTTGTTGCTCACACAACTTAACCGAAATTTAGAAACTCGTGGTGATAAACGCCCATTGCCCAGTGACAGCCGTGATACCGGACAAATAGAACAAGAATGTGATTATTGGTTCGGGCTTTACAAAGAACACACTTACAACCCACAAGCCGACCCGCATTTAACGGAAATTTTACCGCGTTTAAATCGCCACGGTATCACCGGCAAAGTGTATGTAGAACAACGCAACGGTGCAATTTTTAACTGCGACCAAATGGAAGCAGAGCGCAAAGCAGAAATTGGCAAGCCCGAACCGAAACGTAAGCCTTATGCGAAGCAGGAGTTTTAA
- a CDS encoding DUF2570 family protein, translating into MFKRFESAIKLTALFFILGLCAWLWHQSNVITELKAVNQTQAQTITKQSAVISQLKSQAEENQRLTLELSKQESEARRKADEVINAISAQEKSSDAYYSNAPRSVIEFLRQD; encoded by the coding sequence ATGTTTAAGCGATTTGAAAGTGCGATAAAACTCACCGCACTTTTTTTCATTTTGGGCTTGTGTGCGTGGTTATGGCACCAATCAAATGTTATTACTGAGCTAAAAGCTGTCAACCAAACGCAAGCCCAAACCATTACCAAACAAAGTGCGGTCATTTCTCAGCTTAAATCTCAAGCGGAAGAAAACCAACGCTTAACCCTTGAACTCAGCAAACAAGAATCAGAAGCACGGAGGAAAGCCGATGAAGTTATCAACGCTATATCAGCGCAAGAAAAAAGTAGTGATGCTTACTATAGCAACGCTCCTCGCAGTGTCATTGAGTTCCTGCGCCAAGACTGA
- a CDS encoding DnaB-like helicase N-terminal domain-containing protein, with the protein MNQIKTVPYSLEAEQAVIGGLMLNQSTERAQNVLAMLKPESFYAYQHQRIFTEMQALLKANQPVDLLTLDTRLKAQGISDEVGGLAYLAEISNNRQVPGIFSVTLKSCERTQ; encoded by the coding sequence ATGAATCAAATTAAAACCGTGCCATACAGCCTTGAAGCCGAGCAAGCGGTGATTGGGGGCTTGATGTTAAATCAATCCACAGAACGTGCGCAAAACGTGCTTGCGATGTTAAAACCGGAAAGTTTCTATGCCTATCAACATCAGCGTATTTTTACCGAAATGCAAGCCTTGTTGAAAGCCAATCAGCCGGTGGATTTACTCACGTTAGATACCCGTTTGAAAGCACAAGGTATCAGCGATGAAGTTGGTGGGTTGGCGTATTTGGCAGAAATATCAAACAACCGCCAAGTGCCGGGAATATTCTCAGTTACGCTCAAATCGTGCGAGAGAACGCAGTAA
- a CDS encoding DUF1367 family protein translates to MAHSVDKIVKEHGKRYKARLRIQVIKLAGGLLSPLNDMEAEALNSLKTGEQYEIEVIRTRNPAFHRKVFAFFNFCFEHWAADKTEWQHFDERKQFDTFRKNLTVLAGFKEVTYTLDGSLRVEAESLSYGNMEQDEFERCYSALINAALKHVFGNTTDENVINQLYAFF, encoded by the coding sequence ATGGCGCATAGCGTTGATAAAATCGTAAAAGAACATGGGAAACGCTATAAAGCAAGACTTCGCATTCAAGTGATTAAACTTGCCGGCGGATTACTTAGTCCACTAAATGATATGGAGGCGGAAGCTCTTAATTCGTTGAAAACAGGTGAACAATATGAAATCGAAGTTATTCGTACCCGCAATCCTGCATTTCATCGCAAGGTGTTCGCTTTCTTCAATTTCTGCTTTGAGCATTGGGCGGCAGATAAAACCGAATGGCAGCATTTTGATGAGCGTAAACAGTTTGATACGTTCCGGAAAAATCTGACGGTGCTTGCAGGCTTTAAGGAAGTCACCTACACCTTAGACGGCAGTTTACGGGTGGAAGCTGAAAGCCTGAGTTACGGCAATATGGAGCAAGACGAGTTTGAGCGGTGTTATTCCGCCTTAATCAATGCGGCCCTTAAACACGTTTTCGGCAACACCACCGATGAGAATGTAATTAATCAGCTTTATGCGTTTTTTTAG
- a CDS encoding helix-turn-helix transcriptional regulator: MNRISEFRKKINLTQQELAKEINITQGAIAHYETGRREPPINIAQRIISVMKNHGIDCTLDELFPAEG; encoded by the coding sequence ATGAATCGTATTTCAGAGTTCAGAAAAAAGATCAATCTGACTCAGCAGGAACTCGCCAAGGAAATCAATATTACACAAGGCGCAATTGCTCATTATGAAACTGGCAGACGTGAGCCACCAATTAATATAGCCCAGAGAATTATTTCTGTGATGAAAAATCATGGCATTGATTGCACGCTTGACGAGTTATTCCCTGCTGAGGGCTAA
- a CDS encoding lysozyme, with amino-acid sequence MSLKKFAVGGVCSVAVIIGVVLSEYSDQIRTGQTGLEIIGNAEGCRRDPYRCPADVLTVGIGSTEFGGEKIDPNKRYSDKEIADRWARDIMTAEQCVNRFANGEKLPQGAFEALTSLTFNVGCGKLKTSTIYHYAKQGDIRAMCEQFPRWKYSGGKILKGLVTRREKERALCLSDLKVR; translated from the coding sequence ATGAGCCTTAAAAAATTTGCCGTAGGTGGCGTTTGTTCGGTTGCGGTAATTATTGGGGTAGTGTTATCTGAATATAGTGACCAAATCCGAACGGGTCAGACCGGATTAGAAATCATTGGCAATGCAGAAGGTTGTCGCCGTGACCCGTATCGATGTCCGGCAGATGTATTAACTGTGGGAATAGGCTCAACAGAATTTGGTGGTGAGAAAATCGATCCAAATAAGCGTTATTCGGATAAGGAAATCGCTGACCGTTGGGCAAGAGACATTATGACAGCTGAACAATGTGTGAATCGTTTTGCCAATGGTGAGAAACTTCCACAAGGAGCATTTGAGGCGCTAACCTCACTAACCTTTAACGTAGGGTGCGGAAAACTCAAAACATCTACTATTTACCACTATGCCAAGCAAGGTGATATTCGGGCAATGTGCGAGCAATTTCCCCGTTGGAAATATTCTGGCGGAAAGATTTTAAAAGGTCTTGTTACTCGCCGAGAAAAGGAAAGAGCATTATGTTTAAGCGATTTGAAAGTGCGATAA
- a CDS encoding transcriptional regulator, which translates to MSEKKLTAKELKRQAMQASRLAYQQAKKQ; encoded by the coding sequence ATGTCAGAAAAAAAACTTACCGCCAAAGAGCTAAAACGACAAGCAATGCAAGCCTCTCGTTTAGCTTACCAACAAGCAAAAAAACAATGA
- the lysC gene encoding Rz1-like lysis system protein LysC yields the protein MSSCAKTEPVACPTLPAAFIAHLDKTPFNGRTYGDVTQYAVILKRERDVCLNRIDKIREWQVEQAQK from the coding sequence TTGAGTTCCTGCGCCAAGACTGAGCCGGTTGCCTGTCCTACACTTCCTGCAGCCTTTATCGCTCACTTAGATAAAACGCCTTTTAATGGTCGTACCTATGGAGACGTAACACAGTATGCAGTCATCTTAAAACGTGAGCGTGATGTATGCCTCAATCGGATTGATAAGATTCGAGAATGGCAAGTAGAACAAGCGCAAAAATAA
- a CDS encoding factor H binding protein domain-containing protein, translating to MKKLLLVTALGIVLSACSGGGGGGSSTSPATPAKDNSQSNANSESTAKGSLSSVRSDLQDQVKALKQVSVGGVVIDLASENIGFVEKDLGGNIKGKAYNQAYSAIGYALPKNVKTDQYGRVVDGRASVDDMGEFGLGTKFEDLPATGEYRYSGVSFGANSEGKLSLNVNFADKTLSGAITDRKLLSSGKELFDINLLKTDIRRISQGGEEIHFAGVAKSNVDGYEVRSGYGGKFMGPNAEEVIGYVADDNANPYEAFAGKR from the coding sequence ATGAAAAAATTGTTATTAGTTACAGCGTTAGGTATTGTTTTATCTGCTTGTAGTGGTGGAGGCGGGGGTGGTAGTTCAACTTCACCTGCGACACCGGCTAAAGATAATTCTCAATCTAATGCAAATTCGGAATCTACGGCAAAAGGCTCACTATCAAGTGTAAGAAGTGATTTACAAGATCAAGTAAAAGCACTGAAACAGGTAAGTGTTGGGGGCGTTGTTATTGATTTAGCTTCTGAAAATATTGGCTTTGTTGAAAAAGATTTGGGCGGTAATATCAAAGGTAAAGCGTATAATCAGGCATACTCTGCGATTGGCTATGCTTTGCCAAAAAATGTTAAAACCGATCAATATGGACGTGTTGTTGATGGGCGAGCTTCGGTAGATGACATGGGGGAATTTGGTTTAGGAACGAAATTTGAGGACTTACCGGCAACTGGTGAATATCGTTATTCAGGCGTTTCATTTGGTGCTAATAGTGAAGGCAAATTATCATTAAATGTGAACTTCGCAGACAAAACCCTAAGTGGTGCGATTACAGATCGTAAATTACTTTCTAGTGGTAAAGAGTTATTTGATATTAATCTGCTTAAAACAGATATTAGACGTATCAGTCAAGGTGGAGAAGAGATTCATTTTGCAGGTGTAGCTAAATCAAATGTAGATGGTTATGAAGTTCGTTCTGGCTATGGCGGTAAATTTATGGGGCCTAATGCTGAAGAAGTGATAGGCTATGTTGCAGATGATAACGCAAATCCTTATGAAGCATTTGCAGGTAAAAGATAA
- a CDS encoding replication protein, producing the protein MGNVIRIEDWFQSRDEKPVEQPKQQGVKKVSVDDGFTAIPNELLFAIGQFGFTQRQFNVLIVVIQKTLSWRKEMDWISNAQLCELVDLPDEQKASKTKQELVKMRVLRQEGKKIGLNLTISEWKKDDCTKHANLAQNVQKNLHKSCNSDCTKHANTKETITKEKINTPLPPNGENLPDGKFKTRKTRSVGEKIDFDKIAELWNLENEENGGKLPFVEKINDERKRAIKKFLGELKAPTVECAERYFQAFFESAKPHHFGENDRGWRANFDFAIKPKQVLRVREGAL; encoded by the coding sequence ATGGGCAATGTAATTAGAATCGAAGATTGGTTTCAATCCAGAGATGAGAAACCGGTTGAACAACCAAAACAGCAAGGTGTGAAGAAAGTGAGTGTTGATGATGGCTTTACGGCAATTCCGAATGAATTGTTATTTGCAATCGGTCAATTTGGTTTTACGCAACGTCAATTTAATGTGTTGATTGTCGTGATCCAAAAAACACTTTCTTGGCGTAAAGAAATGGATTGGATTAGCAATGCGCAACTTTGTGAACTTGTCGATTTACCGGATGAGCAAAAAGCCAGTAAGACAAAACAAGAACTTGTAAAAATGAGGGTGCTACGTCAAGAGGGTAAGAAAATTGGTTTGAATTTAACCATTTCCGAGTGGAAAAAAGACGATTGCACAAAACATGCAAACCTTGCACAAAACGTGCAAAAAAACTTGCATAAATCGTGCAATAGCGATTGCACAAAACATGCAAACACAAAAGAAACTATTACAAAAGAAAAAATAAATACCCCCTTACCCCCTAATGGGGAGAATTTGCCTGACGGCAAATTCAAGACAAGAAAAACGCGTAGCGTTGGAGAAAAAATAGATTTTGACAAAATCGCTGAACTTTGGAATCTCGAAAACGAAGAAAACGGGGGGAAATTACCTTTCGTGGAAAAAATTAACGATGAGCGAAAGCGAGCGATTAAGAAATTTCTTGGTGAGCTGAAAGCACCAACGGTGGAATGTGCAGAAAGATATTTTCAGGCATTTTTTGAATCGGCAAAACCACACCATTTTGGCGAAAACGATCGTGGTTGGCGAGCTAATTTTGATTTTGCCATTAAGCCAAAACAAGTTTTGAGAGTTCGCGAAGGGGCATTGTAA
- a CDS encoding DNA N-6-adenine-methyltransferase, translated as MTEKTAEFNKDHYRTPRYVFHWLERRFYWFHIDGCASYHNALCYRYIGEPAPDGYGDDDIPFPDNISVAPDFLADDLFEKLLDEVVEQTEMLRIFVNPPYSNPLPFVERAAELKKAGYLVVMLLPADKSTKWYKVIQENATEVIDIIGGRINFLHPVTGEEVKGNNKGSMVAVFDPFMQGFVTRQVELDFVKKCGGYYGA; from the coding sequence ATGACAGAGAAAACCGCTGAATTTAACAAAGACCATTACCGCACGCCACGCTATGTTTTTCATTGGTTGGAACGCCGTTTTTATTGGTTTCACATTGACGGTTGTGCAAGCTATCACAATGCATTGTGTTATCGCTATATCGGTGAACCTGCACCGGATGGATACGGTGACGATGATATTCCGTTTCCTGACAATATTTCGGTTGCACCTGATTTCTTGGCAGATGATTTGTTTGAAAAGCTACTTGATGAAGTGGTTGAACAGACAGAAATGTTACGCATTTTCGTCAATCCCCCTTACTCCAATCCCTTACCTTTCGTAGAGCGTGCGGCGGAGTTGAAAAAGGCAGGCTATTTGGTAGTGATGTTATTGCCGGCAGATAAATCTACGAAGTGGTACAAGGTAATTCAGGAGAACGCCACAGAGGTTATCGACATCATTGGCGGACGGATTAACTTTTTACATCCGGTTACCGGTGAAGAAGTGAAAGGCAACAACAAAGGTTCAATGGTGGCAGTATTCGATCCGTTTATGCAGGGTTTTGTAACCCGTCAGGTGGAATTGGATTTTGTGAAAAAGTGCGGTGGGTATTATGGCGCATAG